CCAAGCTGTATATCACTTATAACGACAGCTTACAGAAAGCAATTGCGCTAATGGCAACAGAAGGTGTAGAGGCTGTACCTGTTGTTGCATCAAATAAAGTTATTGGTTTACTGAATTATAAAGATATGATGGATGCTTATAAATTTTACCGACAGGAAAATGAGCGGGCCGATCGTCAAATCTCATTTCATAAACAGCGTTTGAAAATACTGGCCCGCAGCAGAAAACTTTTTAAACCGGCACATAAATACTGATTGCACCTATGCACTGTGAAAAACCATGCCGCCCTCATACCTTAATATAGATCTTCCTTCTATAAAGCACATACATCGGCAACCAGCAGAGCAGCACAATTACAATAGAACCGGCAAGCGAAGCATTGTAGGGCGATGAGAAGCAAGGCGCAACCAGGCGGTTCTGAATAAACACCATTCCGTCCATACCGCTAATTGTCATCATATTAAAAACAGCGCGAATGATATCGCTGACAATATAGGCCATCAGCGCATTCATCCCGAAAACAACTAAGGGCCAGGTAAAACGCTGCCGGCCTTTTATATCAACCAGCCAGTAGGTAAAGGCCAGCACGTTAAGTGCTATTCCGCCGGTTAGCAGTACGTAAGAGCTGGTCCACAGTTTTTTATTGATGGGGAAAAAGATATGCCAGAACAACGCCAGCACAATGGCCCCGATGCCGTAAACAAACAGCCAGCTCACCTTATCGCCAGGCTCAACGTTGTTGCGTTTTAGCCACTCGCCTGCCCTAACGCCAATTAAACAACTTGCTATGGAAGGTAACGTACTCAGCAAACCTTCGGGGTCCCACTGTATTTTATACAGGTGCGTAGTTCCAAAAACTGCACGATCTATCCAGGCTCCCCAGTTATCTGCGGGCGCAAGGCTCGGATAATCTGCGTAAGGCACCGGCACAAAACACAGCAGCACAAAATATCCCACCAGAATGGCAGCTAAAACTATGTTCTGACTCTTAGAACTGGTTTTTAAGTACAGTATTGTTGTTAAAAAGAACACTACGCCTATACGCTGCAATACGCCCGGGATGCGAAGATGTGTTAACAGATACCCTGCTTTGGCGGTGATGGTGGTTACATCGTCAGGCACCTGATGTTTTACGAACAGCAGGATAGCCCACGAGATCAGAATCAACCATACCATCCGTTTAAAGGCACTGAGAATGATCTTTCCATGATTTCCTTCCTTTTTCTTCCGCTCCATGGCAAAAACAATGGATACGCCAACCATGAACAGAAAACAGGGAAAAACCAGGTCGGTCAGCGTAAAACCATTCCACTCAGAATGATTCAACTGACTGTATTTATGTTTGCTGTCCCCGGCATTATTCACCAGGATCATCAGCGCAACGGTTCCTCCCCTGAAAATATCCAGCGACAGCAGCCGGGGGCTTTTTAATGCAGATTTTTCCATCCCCCCGGTTATTTCTGATGTTTGGTACGATAAACCTGCGGATGCGCGGTTACATACTCATGCAGCTGCACACCAGCCAGCAGGAACGCACCCGGTCCGTAAACTTCGGTGCTGCCATCGGTCACCTTATCCGGACTGGCGCCGATAGGTTGTACATTGCCCAGCATACCATCGGCATGTACAGACGAGGTTAATGCACTCCAGGCCTTTTTTACCACCGGCCAATACTTTTTATCGTCCAATAGTTTGTGGTTCATGCCCCAAAGCAGCGCGTAGCAGTAAAAGCCGGTGCCGCTGGTTTCTTTAATATCGTAGCTTCCGGGATCAAGCAGTGAGGCATGCCAGCTGCCATCTGGCTGTTGCAATGAGGCCACCTTTGCTGCCATGTTCTTGTATAGTTCTTCAAACCGCGTCCGATCCGGATAATTTGCAGGCATGTTTTCCATAACGCGCACCAGTCCGGCTAATACCCAACCGTTACCGCGCGACCAAAACACGGGTTTGCCGTTTTGTTCTTTCTTCCCAAAAAAGCTTTGATCGCGGAAGTACAGTTGCTCTGCCGGGTTGTACAGATAGTCGGTTGTTTTCCACCACAATTTGGTGGCGCAATCCAGGTATTTAGTATCGCCTGTGGCTTTGCTCAGGTAGGCCAGCGCTGTTGGCCCCATAAACAAGGCATCGCACCAGGCCCATTCGCGGTTGGCAATTCCGTTTTTCCATTCCAGGCTCTCGTTGTGGGGTTTGGCAATAATGCTGTCGGCCTGTGTTTTCCAGGCGGCAATCATTTTGGCATCCTTATAATTCATATAAAGCTGTGCGTACAGCTGGCCAATACAGTAATCATCAGCCATAAACCTGCGCTTGCCGGTGTTCCACTTTAAATCCTCGCCTATTTTTACCATCGGCTTCAGGTATTTCTCGTTACCCGGCATGTTGCCTAGTGCATAAATGCCGGTATAACAGGCGGCGTTGGTCCAATCTACCTCGGGGTGATTAAAGCCGTTAGTGCTCCATGCGTTCAACTGCCAATCGGCCACGCGGTGCATCACCTCCATAATGTAGGCTGGTTTCAGGTTATCGTCTGGCGGCGTAGCGGCCATAGCTGGTTTATTAAGCGTAATTAAGGCTGCGGCAGCAAACAGCAAACGCCTGGTCTTCGGTATAAACATCATGTTTGAATTTGGTTTGAGAATTAACTGGTAAAAGCAAACATATATACCTGCACGGATTCTTTATTTGAAACCATACCGTTTTAGACAAAATTGAAAGCAATAAAACCAATTTCTAAAGAGCCGCCCGAGATAGCGCGATGGTTTAGCCACAGACAAACCAGCATTTAGGAAAAAACACATCCTGTTTATTCAACACCAACTAAACTATTACGGACGATTTTAAAAGCGCGAAACCTGGCCCTGCCGTAATTTCGTTTAACCATTTTTAAATCAGTTATGAAGATATTTTTCAGCACCATGTTTACCTGTCTCCTGTTTACAGGGTCTTTGCTGACAGCCCATGCTCAGGAACAGCCGGTAACCAAAGAAAGCTTTGCCTGCATCAACCTCAAACATCGGGGACTTGAAAAAGTAAGGCAACAGTTTGATGCCGGCCGCTATGATGCCGCGGCCACCGCACTGCTCAGCTATTACCGCAACCGCACCGGCATGCTGCGACCAAACTTTGACCTAGATGAACTGAAAAGATCAACCGGCAAAAAGTTAAGTCCCGATATACGGGAAGCGGCAGACAATGCCTTGCTGCATAAATTTAAACCGCACAAGGCTTACCCTTACTATGATTTTGGCAAGGATATTAACTGGCAACTGCGCCCCGTGCCCGATCAATTGTTCAATACTTTCCTTCACCGAACCGCCTTTTGGGAGCCATTGGGCAAGGCCTACTGGGCCACCGGCGATGAAAGATACGCCCGGGAATGGATCACCGAGGTGCGCGACTGGATTAAAAAGAATCAACCAGGCGCTTACCCTGACGACAAAGATTACGCATGGAAAGCTTTCGTTGTATCGTTCCGCCTCAATTACTGGAGCAGCTATTTCAATATGTTCCTGAAGTCGCCCAACTTCACACCTGCCTTTTTGATGGAGTTTCTGGATGTTTATGCCCAGCAGGCCGATTACGTGCTGGCCAACTATACGCCCGACGGCAACCACCGCTTGTTTGAGGCCGAGCACATGATGTATGCCGGTTACAGCTTCCCCGAGATGCAGCATTGCAGCACCTGGAGCGCCAGCGGCATCAAGGTACTGAACGAGGAGATTGGCAAACAGATCTTGCCAGACGGCGTGGATTTTGAGCTATCAACCTCCTATCACATCACCGTGCTCACTACTTTTCTGGAAGGTTTGAAGATTGCGCAACAAGCAGGCGCAGAAAACGATTTCCCGGAGAGCTATCGCAACCTGGTTAAACAGATGATCGATGCCGTTGGTAAATATTCTTTCCCTGATTATACTTTCCCGCTATATGGCAATTCCTTCCTGACCGACAAAGCGCAGATGATAAAAAGCTACCGGGACTGGTCTACGGTGTTTCCTCTAGATCAAACTATCCGCTGGTTTGCTACAGATGGGGCATCGGGCAGTGCTCCGGATTATCATTCATCTGCCTTGCACAATGCCGGTTTTTACACCTTCCGCAGCAGTAATCCGCTGGATATGAAGAGTACGGTGATGCAGATCAAAGCTGGTCCACCGGCCGGGTTCCACTCCCATCCTGATAACGGCAACTTTGTGCTATGGGTAAAAGGCCGCAACTTTACGCCCGATGCCGGCAGCTTTGTTTATGCCAACGTGGGCAACATTGTTAACCCCAAAAGAGATTGGTACCGCAGCACCAAAGCCCACCAAACGCTAACACTTGACGACCAGAACATCGAAAACAAAGCCGAGGAAAAGAAATGGACGCCCAGCGGAGACATAGAAGTATTGACTTACACCAACCCCAGCTATGAGCACCTGAGCCATCAGCGCAGCTTTCTGTTTGTTGATCATGCTTATTTGATCATCGTTGATAAAGCTTATGGCAGCGCCACAGGTAAACTGGGCATTCATTTTAACCTGCAAGAAGATAGTAAACCTGTGGTTGATCAAGCGCATAACCGCATAAACACCACCTACGCTGACGGCAACAATCTGCTGATCCAAAATTTAAATGCAGATCAAATAGGGTTAAAGGCAACAGATAGTTTTGTGTCTTATCAATATCAAAAAGAAAAGCCTCGTCCAGCATTTGTATTTGAGAAGCCCAAAGCTAATGCCAACGCGCAAACATTTATCACCATCTTATACCCTTATACCGGCAAGACAGCGCCAAACATCAGCCTGAAAGAAAATGCGGGGAATGATTATGAAAAGGGAGTGATCAATATTACGATTACGGTAAACGGCCGAAAAAGAGATATCCAAACAACGCTTCTTCAATAAGAAGCGTTGTTAAAATTCTATCAGACTCACGTGTTGTTCACTTTCCTGAAACAACTGAAATAAGCCCCGGTGAAAGGTATCATCCCGGTTGCTCCAGCAAGTAATCCTGGTGGATAGCTCTTCCTTGAGATTCTGAAAAAAATCGAGGTTATAACGAACAAGATCTCCGCCTAAAACAACTGTGTGGATGTGGCTATTGGCCGCCTCTCTGACCAGGAAGCTCAGAGCACGGCGCAGGAAATCTTTGAGCACGTCGCGGGCTGCAACACTTTCCTTACTCAATGCCGTCAACTGACCGACATTCATAACCGATATACCGGTTTCCTGATGATAGCCGCGCATTAAGGCCTGGGCCGACAGGTAATCATTAGCACGCTTATTTAAATAGCGTTTTGACTCCCAACCCAAATGCTGGATGCCCCCGCCTGTAATTACCGAGGCCGACAGGTCTGTACCAAAATGCACACCGGCCACACCCGGGACATCAAGGCCGGGCCGGGCAAAAAGCTCGCCTTTTAAATAAGCTGTTCCGTTATAATGTAACTGCACATCCTCGGGCTGCAGATTTAAGATTTCGGCAAAAAACTCAACCAGGCAAATGGGGTATAACTTAGCATACCGCTCTGCACAAGCCGGAATGTATTGAGCTTTTGGATCAATAAAAGGTAAAGGCACCGAAACGGCGCATCCGGTTAAATTGGCAAGATGTTTGGCAGGTAAATCGGCAATGGCGTTCGCCCAGATCTGCAGCAACATGTTCTGCCCCACTTTATAACTAACCGGGATGCGCTGATAACTCTGTGGCACTATGCCCCCTGTTTCGCGGTTAAACAGACAGGTAGAAAAATGTGCCCCGCCAATGTGTAGTGTTAAAAATGTCTCTGTCGCTGTCATTCTCTCTCGTTTACTTCGTTTTCATTTGATTCACCTAACCCTTGGACTACCGTGCATAGTCCTTATACTTGGTTTGCAATTGCTGTAATTGCACTTTCAGTTGTTTCAAGGTGGTAGCATACTTTGGATTATGGTATTGGTTATGCATCTCATGCGGATCGTTCTTCAGATCATACAGTTCCCACTCGTTTATATCATTATAAAAATGAATCAGCTTAAACCGGTTAGTGCGGATGCCGTAATGCCGTTTTACCATGTGCCAGCCCGGGAATTCGAAGTAGTGGTAATAAACAGCCTTACGCCAGTTGGCAGGTGTTTTACCCGCCTTATCCAAAACCGGACGCAGAGAAACACCCTGCATATCTGCCGGTGTTTTTACGCCTGCATAATCCAGCAAAGTGGGGGCAAAATCAAGGTTCATGGCCAGTGCGTTGCTCACGCTGCCTGCTTTGATGGCCGGTGGATATCTTACCAGCAGCGGCGTGCGTAAAGACTCCTCATACATAAAGCGTTTGTCAAACCAGCCATGCTCGCCCAGGTAAAATCCCTGATCTGAGGTGTAAACGATGATGGTATTATCCAACTCCCCTATTTGTTTCAAATAATCCAGCAGGCGGCCCACGTTTTCGTCCACACTCACCACACAGGCCATATAATCGCGCATATACTGCTGGTATTTCCATTTTACCAGGGCATCGCCTTTTAAATGAAGTTTTTTAAACTCGGCCACCCGGCGATCATAAACCTTGTTCCACGCGGCCTTCTGCTCCGGGGTAAAACGGTTATATACCTGGAAGAAACGTTGCTTATCCAACGAGGCATCATTGGCTTGCAGGTATTCATCGGCCTTATCATCTTTAAATGGCGTCGTAGCAACAACCCTGGCCATAGAGTCCAGTTGTTTTGACGACATCAGCTTCAGATCCCAGGCATCCCACATATTGGTGGCAATGTTCATCATCTGCTCTTTGGCTGCGCGACCTCGATCTTTGTATTTATCCAGCAGATTAAAAGGCTCCGGGAACACCGTATGATCAAACATCCCCAAATGCCGCATGGCCGGGAGCCAGTTGCGATGCGGGGCTTTATGCTGATAGATGAGTAAAAACGGTTTGTCTTTATCGCGTTTCTGCAAAAAACTGATGGCCTTATCGGTTATAATATCGGTTACGTAGCCTTGCTCGGTTATTCGTTTCCCGTTTTCAATAAACTGCGGCTGGTAATAATCACCCTGATTGGGCAACACGCTATAATAGTCAAACCCAACAGGCAGCGTGCCTAAATGCCATTTGCCAATCATGGCGGTTTGGTAGCCTGCCCGCTTTAACAACTGCGGATAGATTACCTGAGTACTGTCAAAGATCTTGGTATTATCGGTCAAACCATTGAGGTGATTATACTTCCCGGTAAGTATCGTAGCACGCGACGGCCCGCACACGGCATTGGTAACAAAACAGTTTTTAAACCTGATACCTTCATTGGCTATGCGGTCAAGGTTTGGCGTTTTGATCAGTTTACTACCATAGCAACTCATGGCCTGGGTGGTATGATCGTCCGTCATTATAAAAACAATATTGGGCTTTCTGCCTGCCGGTTGTTGTGCCATCGCCTGTTGAGAAACTGATAGCAATAACACCAGCCAGCCAAACGACTTGAGAGATCTGTAGTTCATATCGGTTTTATGATTTATAGCGTCAAATCAGCATTAACAATGCTTTATTTTCCACATACAATTTTAAGCCGATAACAAATCTCTCCCTTTAAACACTGGTTTAAATGCTTTAAGAATTGATGAAACCGGGCGATAATATTTAGAAGTGCCGATGGATTGATCTCAGGATAACGGGCATGAATAATCAACAACAGATTAACCAAAACCTAAAGTAATAAGCACCATTTTAAAAGCCCGTCCCTGCGTGCTTATCTAACTTGCATCCCATAATTTTTAAAAATCAACACCTTATGAAGTTTGATAGCAACACCAAAACGGCATGTACTATTGCCATTGTTTTAGCCCTGCTGTGGAACCTGCGTTCTGAAGGGCAAACGCGCCCGCCGCAATGGTTTACCAAATCAAAAAATGCCGCCGTGTATCAACTCACCCGCGCGGCTGCGGTTTATCAGCCGGGCTTAACTCCACGCTCTATTAAACCCGATGGCACCGTGCGCCTGGCACCCCAAAGCGATTGGACCTGCGGATTTTTTCCCGGCAGTTTATGGTATGCCTACGAGCTATCGGGCAAAAAGCAACTGGCCACAGATGCTGACCGGTTTACCCTCGGACTGGACTCGGTGCAGCACTTCACCTTCACCCACGATCTGGGTTTTATGCTTTATGACTCATACGGCAATGGCTACCGCCTAACTGGCAATAAGAAATATTTAAAGCCTCTGGAAAATGGCGCCATGAATCTGTATAAACGCTACAGCCCCGTAACGCACACCATCCGCTCATGGGATTTTGGCAAGTGGCAGTACCCGGTAATTATTGATAACATGATGAATGTTGATTACCTGTTCTGGTCGGCCAAAAAGTTTAACAAACCGGTTTACGCCATGGCCGCTAAAAACCATGCTGATGTTACCATGTTGAATCACTTTAGAAAAGATTACAGCTCGTACCACGTAGTAAGTTATGATACCATTACCGGCAAGGCGGTTGAAAAAGTAACCTTTCAGGGATTGGCTGATAGCTCTGCCTGGGCACGCGGGCAAGCATGGGGCCTGTATGGCTTCACCCAAGCTTATATCTATACACACAATCAGAAATACCTGGATCAGGCCAAACACATTGCCGCGTTCATCATGAACCATCCGCGCACACCGGCCGATAAAGTTCCGTACTGGGATTATGATGCACCGGATATCCCGAACACTTATCGCGACGTATCTGCTGCAGCCGTTATGGCTTCGGGCCTGTTGCAGCTGAGTACGCAGGTAGCTAACGGCCAAAACTACTTTAAATATGCAGAGCAGATCCTGCAGTCGTTATCTACAGATCAATACCTGTACAAACCAGGCACCGGGCATTATTTTATTTTGAAACACAGTGTTGGCGCCCTTCCCCTAAAATCAGAAATAGACACCCCAATTAACTATGCCGATTATTATTTCCTGGAAGCATTAAACCGCTATGCCATTATTAAACACATTAAACTAAATTAACCCCACGAAAACCAATGATGAGAAAACTGATTTATAGCCTGATAGTCATCTGTGCCCTGCCATTTATGGCTGGCGCCCAGGCTAAACTGATCACAACAACTGATAAGGCGGCGTTATTTGCGCGCCTTGATCTTAAGCGACCCGGTCTTGAAGCCGCGGGCAAGCTGGCAGCCCAAGGCGATTATGACAACGCCGCCGTGGCCCTGCTGAAATATTACCGCCAGCGCACCAACGCAACCATTCCGGATTATAGCACTGACGATAGGGCCACCTACGCCGGAAAAAAGCTGCCTAAGGGCGTGCAGGAAAAAGCCGACAAGGGCATGCAGCACCTATTTTTTGTGCATACCGGGTATGATTATTTTGACTACGGTAAAGACATTAACTGGCAGAACTGGCCGGTAAAAGACAACGAAGTGCGCTGGCAGCTACACCGCATGTACTGGTGGGAGCCGATGGGGCTGGCTTACTGGTCATCTGGTGATGAAAAGTATGCCAAAGAATGGATGCTGCAGTATGAGGACTGGATTAAGAAGAACCCACTTGGCTTATCGGCTGATAATGACCGCTACGCCTGGCGACCGCTGGAGGTTTCTGAGCGTTTGGAAAGCCAGCTGAACCTGTTTATTATGTTTATCAACTCGCCTAATTTCACACCACAGTTTTTGGTTGAGTTTTTAAATAATTACGCCAACCACGCCGACTATCTATCGGGCCATTACAGTGAACAAGGTAACCATTTGCTGTTTGAATCGCAGCGCATAATTGATGCTGGTTGTTTCTTCCCTGAGTTTAGCAATGCTGATAAATGGCGTAAAGGCGGCATTGAAAACCTTAATCGCGAGATCAAGAAACAGATCTATCCTGATGGGCTGCAGTTTGAGCTGTCGCCTAATTACCACGTTTCTATGATCAACGTGTTTTTAAAAGCCCTGAGAGCTACCCAGCTTACAGGCCTGGAAAATGAATTTCCGCAGAGCTATAAAAACACAACTGAGCAGATGATTATGGCGCTGGCCAATTTCTCATTCCCAGACTATGTTTACCCCATGTTTGCCGATTCTAAGTTGGTGTATAAAAACGAAATGGTAAAGAATTACCAGAAATGGGTTCAGGTGTTTCCAAAAAATGAGATGATCCATTACCTGGCCACAGAGGGCAAGGAAGGTCATTTACCTGCGTATCTGTCGT
This region of Mucilaginibacter yixingensis genomic DNA includes:
- the hepC gene encoding heparin-sulfate lyase HepC — protein: MKIFFSTMFTCLLFTGSLLTAHAQEQPVTKESFACINLKHRGLEKVRQQFDAGRYDAAATALLSYYRNRTGMLRPNFDLDELKRSTGKKLSPDIREAADNALLHKFKPHKAYPYYDFGKDINWQLRPVPDQLFNTFLHRTAFWEPLGKAYWATGDERYAREWITEVRDWIKKNQPGAYPDDKDYAWKAFVVSFRLNYWSSYFNMFLKSPNFTPAFLMEFLDVYAQQADYVLANYTPDGNHRLFEAEHMMYAGYSFPEMQHCSTWSASGIKVLNEEIGKQILPDGVDFELSTSYHITVLTTFLEGLKIAQQAGAENDFPESYRNLVKQMIDAVGKYSFPDYTFPLYGNSFLTDKAQMIKSYRDWSTVFPLDQTIRWFATDGASGSAPDYHSSALHNAGFYTFRSSNPLDMKSTVMQIKAGPPAGFHSHPDNGNFVLWVKGRNFTPDAGSFVYANVGNIVNPKRDWYRSTKAHQTLTLDDQNIENKAEEKKWTPSGDIEVLTYTNPSYEHLSHQRSFLFVDHAYLIIVDKAYGSATGKLGIHFNLQEDSKPVVDQAHNRINTTYADGNNLLIQNLNADQIGLKATDSFVSYQYQKEKPRPAFVFEKPKANANAQTFITILYPYTGKTAPNISLKENAGNDYEKGVINITITVNGRKRDIQTTLLQ
- a CDS encoding ROK family protein, with the protein product MTATETFLTLHIGGAHFSTCLFNRETGGIVPQSYQRIPVSYKVGQNMLLQIWANAIADLPAKHLANLTGCAVSVPLPFIDPKAQYIPACAERYAKLYPICLVEFFAEILNLQPEDVQLHYNGTAYLKGELFARPGLDVPGVAGVHFGTDLSASVITGGGIQHLGWESKRYLNKRANDYLSAQALMRGYHQETGISVMNVGQLTALSKESVAARDVLKDFLRRALSFLVREAANSHIHTVVLGGDLVRYNLDFFQNLKEELSTRITCWSNRDDTFHRGLFQLFQESEQHVSLIEF
- a CDS encoding acyltransferase family protein, with amino-acid sequence MEKSALKSPRLLSLDIFRGGTVALMILVNNAGDSKHKYSQLNHSEWNGFTLTDLVFPCFLFMVGVSIVFAMERKKKEGNHGKIILSAFKRMVWLILISWAILLFVKHQVPDDVTTITAKAGYLLTHLRIPGVLQRIGVVFFLTTILYLKTSSKSQNIVLAAILVGYFVLLCFVPVPYADYPSLAPADNWGAWIDRAVFGTTHLYKIQWDPEGLLSTLPSIASCLIGVRAGEWLKRNNVEPGDKVSWLFVYGIGAIVLALFWHIFFPINKKLWTSSYVLLTGGIALNVLAFTYWLVDIKGRQRFTWPLVVFGMNALMAYIVSDIIRAVFNMMTISGMDGMVFIQNRLVAPCFSSPYNASLAGSIVIVLLCWLPMYVLYRRKIYIKV
- a CDS encoding sulfatase, whose product is MNYRSLKSFGWLVLLLSVSQQAMAQQPAGRKPNIVFIMTDDHTTQAMSCYGSKLIKTPNLDRIANEGIRFKNCFVTNAVCGPSRATILTGKYNHLNGLTDNTKIFDSTQVIYPQLLKRAGYQTAMIGKWHLGTLPVGFDYYSVLPNQGDYYQPQFIENGKRITEQGYVTDIITDKAISFLQKRDKDKPFLLIYQHKAPHRNWLPAMRHLGMFDHTVFPEPFNLLDKYKDRGRAAKEQMMNIATNMWDAWDLKLMSSKQLDSMARVVATTPFKDDKADEYLQANDASLDKQRFFQVYNRFTPEQKAAWNKVYDRRVAEFKKLHLKGDALVKWKYQQYMRDYMACVVSVDENVGRLLDYLKQIGELDNTIIVYTSDQGFYLGEHGWFDKRFMYEESLRTPLLVRYPPAIKAGSVSNALAMNLDFAPTLLDYAGVKTPADMQGVSLRPVLDKAGKTPANWRKAVYYHYFEFPGWHMVKRHYGIRTNRFKLIHFYNDINEWELYDLKNDPHEMHNQYHNPKYATTLKQLKVQLQQLQTKYKDYAR
- the hepC gene encoding heparin-sulfate lyase HepC, yielding MMRKLIYSLIVICALPFMAGAQAKLITTTDKAALFARLDLKRPGLEAAGKLAAQGDYDNAAVALLKYYRQRTNATIPDYSTDDRATYAGKKLPKGVQEKADKGMQHLFFVHTGYDYFDYGKDINWQNWPVKDNEVRWQLHRMYWWEPMGLAYWSSGDEKYAKEWMLQYEDWIKKNPLGLSADNDRYAWRPLEVSERLESQLNLFIMFINSPNFTPQFLVEFLNNYANHADYLSGHYSEQGNHLLFESQRIIDAGCFFPEFSNADKWRKGGIENLNREIKKQIYPDGLQFELSPNYHVSMINVFLKALRATQLTGLENEFPQSYKNTTEQMIMALANFSFPDYVYPMFADSKLVYKNEMVKNYQKWVQVFPKNEMIHYLATEGKEGHLPAYLSYPLKTGGFYTFRNGWDMNSTVMVLRAGPRGEFHAQPDNGTFDLWVKGRDFTPDAGSYVYSGDASIMKLRNWYRQSMVHKTLTLNNQNMETCDAKLKYWKTSPSLDVLQYENQSYPELKHRRTVLFVNKTYFVILDDAIGAAKGNVGIHFQLAEGNAVTDATHTSIRTDFNDNNNLLIQTFGPAIKTVAEDGKVSYSYREEKPRPAVVFEQQKTNNNTTSFATVLYPYASGKPPVISLTKGADFDLDKGKIDLTIKINNKEEHLVTQLSN
- a CDS encoding glycoside hydrolase family 105 protein, with protein sequence MMFIPKTRRLLFAAAALITLNKPAMAATPPDDNLKPAYIMEVMHRVADWQLNAWSTNGFNHPEVDWTNAACYTGIYALGNMPGNEKYLKPMVKIGEDLKWNTGKRRFMADDYCIGQLYAQLYMNYKDAKMIAAWKTQADSIIAKPHNESLEWKNGIANREWAWCDALFMGPTALAYLSKATGDTKYLDCATKLWWKTTDYLYNPAEQLYFRDQSFFGKKEQNGKPVFWSRGNGWVLAGLVRVMENMPANYPDRTRFEELYKNMAAKVASLQQPDGSWHASLLDPGSYDIKETSGTGFYCYALLWGMNHKLLDDKKYWPVVKKAWSALTSSVHADGMLGNVQPIGASPDKVTDGSTEVYGPGAFLLAGVQLHEYVTAHPQVYRTKHQK
- a CDS encoding glycoside hydrolase family 88 protein, translating into MKFDSNTKTACTIAIVLALLWNLRSEGQTRPPQWFTKSKNAAVYQLTRAAAVYQPGLTPRSIKPDGTVRLAPQSDWTCGFFPGSLWYAYELSGKKQLATDADRFTLGLDSVQHFTFTHDLGFMLYDSYGNGYRLTGNKKYLKPLENGAMNLYKRYSPVTHTIRSWDFGKWQYPVIIDNMMNVDYLFWSAKKFNKPVYAMAAKNHADVTMLNHFRKDYSSYHVVSYDTITGKAVEKVTFQGLADSSAWARGQAWGLYGFTQAYIYTHNQKYLDQAKHIAAFIMNHPRTPADKVPYWDYDAPDIPNTYRDVSAAAVMASGLLQLSTQVANGQNYFKYAEQILQSLSTDQYLYKPGTGHYFILKHSVGALPLKSEIDTPINYADYYFLEALNRYAIIKHIKLN